The Microcoleus sp. FACHB-672 region TAGAGCAGTCCTGCTCAGCTGTGGTGCATTTGTTGTTCTTGCCTATTTACTAGAATTCTTACAACTGCCGCGTTCGGTTCTGCTCAACGATGCTTTGCTGACCCTGCTCTTAGTTGTTGGGGTGCGGGTATCTATGCGCTGGATTGTTTACCATTTAACTTACCAGCCCAATTACAGCAACCCGCCAGAACGGGTGGTGGTTTACGGTGCAGGAAAAGCCGGTTCCCAACTCGCCCAAGCCTTAACTTACCATAATGGCTACCATCTCGTAGCCTTCGTGGATGACGATGTATCTCTTCACAAGCAAATTATTCAGGGGCTTACCGTTTACCCCCCAAAAGACCTTCCCAAACTTTTAGCCCAAAAAAGCTTTGACACCATCTTACTAGCCATGCCCTCTGTGGATCGGGCAGCCAAACGTCAAATTATAGAAAGGTTGCAGTGTTTGTCAGTGCCGGTGAAGACTGTACCCGGTATTGGGGAGATATTATGCGGCAAAGTTTCTATCAGTGAAATCAGAGATATAGATATTGCTGATCTTCTAGGACGAGAAGAAGTTGTACCAGATCCAGACTTGCTGCGGATGAATATCACAGGAAAAGCGGTTCTGGTGACGGGTGCGGGTGGCTCAATTGGCTCTGAGTTATGCCGGCAGATCGCGCAGCAAGCACCTAAATGCCTGATCTTATATGAGCAGAGTGAGTTTGCCCTCTACAGCATTGACATGGAATTAACTGAAGCTTATCCCAAGCTTCATAAGGTTGCCTGCTTGGGGAGTGTAACCGAGCAAATGCAGCTAAGTGCTATTTTGTATAAATATAAGATAGAGACGATCTATCATGCTGCTGCCTACAAACACGTTCCGATCGTAGAAGCCAATCCCGCTCAGGGAGTAATTAATAATGTTTTAGGAACGCTGACAGTCGCTCGTTGTGCCATTGAGTGTGGGGTCAATAATTTTGTCTTAATTTCCACCGATAAAGCGGTGCGCCCTACGAATGTTATG contains the following coding sequences:
- a CDS encoding polysaccharide biosynthesis protein is translated as MLQQLLLKHLADAIQKAAASLSRPQKHGLLIAIDIVLFLAAIYSAFGLRFSTLDPVAKILPYTWLIFLLIFIKLFVFLALGIYRPVLRYTGLEFLFSAARAVLLSCGAFVVLAYLLEFLQLPRSVLLNDALLTLLLVVGVRVSMRWIVYHLTYQPNYSNPPERVVVYGAGKAGSQLAQALTYHNGYHLVAFVDDDVSLHKQIIQGLTVYPPKDLPKLLAQKSFDTILLAMPSVDRAAKRQIIERLQCLSVPVKTVPGIGEILCGKVSISEIRDIDIADLLGREEVVPDPDLLRMNITGKAVLVTGAGGSIGSELCRQIAQQAPKCLILYEQSEFALYSIDMELTEAYPKLHKVACLGSVTEQMQLSAILYKYKIETIYHAAAYKHVPIVEANPAQGVINNVLGTLTVARCAIECGVNNFVLISTDKAVRPTNVMGATKRVAELILQALAAQPEMTTCFTIVRFGNVLDSSGSVVPRFRKQIAEGQPITLTHPDITRYFMSIPEAARLVIQAGSLGKGGEIFLLDMGQPVRIYDLALQMIQLSGLVPGKDIEIKITGLRPGEKLHEELLIDCANVAQTRHPKIFCANEAKMLWEFLHPRIEALLAKARRDDHTGVIAQLQSLVPEYKLAAYQLARSAKVPISVD